The proteins below are encoded in one region of Triticum aestivum cultivar Chinese Spring chromosome 1B, IWGSC CS RefSeq v2.1, whole genome shotgun sequence:
- the LOC123083081 gene encoding uncharacterized protein, protein MPSGATEATGATACGATAGASPDAAGDRQRVGGRFWALAGADEDDPDGDADEAPPSPPSPTPSDQICEFFHAGYTEAEVVTTIDKVLPLDDPARIGLHKGEKEEMVRRVVHRRTAATAVRPWKGPIPKVIFRATTLIRSWSLLTPMEAREHLVTGSIRWEMVARDIFNRFGWRSCNRIGN, encoded by the exons ATGCCTAGCGGGGCGACTGAGGCGACTGGGGCGACGGCCTGCGGGGCGACCGCGGGTGCGTCGCCGGATGCCGCCGGCGATCGACAACGGGTGGGGGGCCGGTTTTGGGCACTAGCTGGTGCCGACGAGGACGACCCGGATGGGGACGCGGACGAGGCGCCGCCATCaccgccgtcgccgacgccttcgGATCAGATTTGCGAATTCTTCCATGCGGGCTACACGGAAGCGGAAGTGGTGACGACAATCGACAAAGTGCTGCCCCTCGACGATCCGGCCAGGATAGGGTTGCACAAGGGAGAGAAGGAGGAGATGGTGCGCCGCGTGGTGCATCgtcggacggcggcgacggcggtaaGGCCTTGGAAGGGTCCTATCCCGAAG gttattttccgagctacaacattgatccgttcgtggtcgctactcactccgatggaggccagggagcatttggttactggatctatccgttgggagatggtagctcgggatatcttcaaccggtttggatggcggtcatgtaataggataggcaattag